A region of Drosophila suzukii chromosome 2L, CBGP_Dsuzu_IsoJpt1.0, whole genome shotgun sequence DNA encodes the following proteins:
- the Dim1 gene encoding thioredoxin-like protein 4A produces the protein MSYMLPHLHNGWQVDQAILSEEDRVVVIRFGHDWDPACMKMDEVMYSIAEKVKNFAVIYLVDITEVPDFNKMYELYDPCTVMFFFRNKHIMIDLGTGNNNKINWPLEDKQEMIDIVETVYRGARKGRGLVVSPKDYSTKYRY, from the exons ATGTCGTATATGCTCCCGCATTTGCACAATGGCTGGCAGGTGGACCAGGCCATTCTCTCCGAGGAGGACCGTGTGGTT GTTATACGCTTCGGACACGATTGGGACCCTGCCTGCATGAAAATGGACGAGGTGATGTACAGCATCGCCGAAAAGGTGAAGAACTTCGCGGTCATCTATTTGGTGGACATCACCGAGGTGCCGGACTTCAACAAGATGTACGAGTTGTACGATCCCTGCACGGTGATGTTCTTCTTCCGCAACAAACACATCATGATCGATTTGGGCAcgggcaacaacaacaagatcAACTGGCCCCTGGAGGATAAGCAGGAGATGATCGATATCGTGGAAACGGTGTACAGAGGTGCCCGCAAGGGCCGGGGTCTGGTCGTCTCGCCAAAAGACTACTCCACCAAGTACAGATACTAA
- the LOC108011049 gene encoding C-type lectin 37Da-like, giving the protein MIASYTRLSALLAILSVSAAYQITPNVIDGVPGYLNISKDPFVKIGSNYYFIERKIQKNWYAAYESCRLMDADLIAYESLEELKLISQYLIDRKIENSYWASGTDLAKQGKHVWLSTGKPVASNLWHKGEPNNQKGKEHCDHLWINKGVGGLNDYQCNVARLYICKSPQPKTASFIIW; this is encoded by the exons ATGATCGCGAGTTATACTAGACTGAGTGCCTTATTGGCAATACTTTCCGTGTCTGCGGCATACCAAATAACACCGAACGTTATTGATG GCGTTCCCGGGTACCTGAATATAAGCAAGGATCCATTCGTCAAGATCGGATCAAATTATTACTTTATTGAACGTAAAATCCAAAAGAACTGGTATGCTGCCTACGAATCTTGTCGACTAATGGATGCAGACCTAATCGCATACGAAAGCCTAGAGGAATTAAAGCTGATATCTCAGTACCTTATTGACAGGAAAATCGAAAATTCTTATTGGGCCTCCGGTACGGACTTAGCCAAGCAGGGTAAACATGTGTGGCTTTCGACTGGAAAACCAGTGGCATCGAACTTATGGCACAAGGGAGAGCCTAATAATCAAAAGGGAAAGGAGCACTGTGATCATTTGTGGATTAACAAAGGAGTGGGTGGACTTAATGATTATCAATGTAATGTAGCTCGCCTCTATATATGCAAGTCACCCCAGCCAAAAACAGCATCATTTATAATCTGGTAG
- the LOC108011822 gene encoding uncharacterized protein isoform X2, whose protein sequence is MRLESARWALLVYFSFIFGCVRIEAYSQVLVSGTGAGNDQGPRIFKALNTDLIFPKIFNSSDNVVSTTGPPAITSTSTTTLPPIPYNHQPEGTTNTPVFVTPLVASDTGKASDPAPDPEPAPVSEEQPDPVLEGASTGRAVDYRTGYPFGQLITPLLRGGKPQYNSRPTKTRIYPQGFSDRFAPGEGTAAGLFKGHNHDHNHDHSHDHSHDHSHGQDGKVAAGSNSVNSYVAPSDAYSFPPLNTKYPSPSQDPKAALPSDTVTSYLPPASGGLSNTGYSYPSFPGYKYPGPLANGNGDKDTAASMASASPPADDDPGNDDTIGVLPASAMDNIPTKDQEGKDAGGAAPADGMDMGGGGGGGDGGDSNTGGGGDDAAGVLPALHNDGSQPDDDHKYDPNMEYATPPPGWLESHPESAAPKPEDHDHDHAPDHDHVHDHDHHHDHYPSHFDYHPSYPDDSYPDVIYDDHPHHHHHVHHPPPPPPPPPPPPPPPPPTEPPPPPPPPPEPRVKKYSYFYIGRKLWYIPLYFTVWFSFYILWLIIKSIGRHKVNLPNHYVSRRSAPDPFTDQGRDEYINEMTVRVLEHIDSFKQKYLN, encoded by the exons ATGCGATTAGAAAGCGCCAGATGGGCGCTGCTGGTGTACTTCAGTTTTATATTTGGATGTGTCCGGATTGAAGCCTATTCTCAGGTGTTGGTCAGTGGAACTGGAGCCGGAAATGATCAGGGACCGCGCATATTTAAGGCCCTCAATACGGATTTGATATTCCCGAAAAT CTTCAACTCCAGTGATAATGTGGTATCCACCACTGGACCTCCAGCGATTACTTCCACATCTACGACAACTCTTCCACCCATCCCGTACAACCATCAACCCGAGGGAACAACCAACACCCCGGTGTTTGTCACCCCTCTGGTTGCATCAGATACGGGGAAAGCCAGTGATCCTGCTCCAGATCCTGAACCTGCCCCTGTATCAGAGGAGCAGCCGGATCCTGTTCTAGAAGGAGCCTCCACAGGACGCGCCGTGGATTATAGGACTGGGTATCCCTTTGGTCAACTGATAACTCCGTTGCTGAGGGGCGGCAAGCCACAGTACAACTCCCGACCCACAAAGACACGTATCTATCCTCAAG GATTCAGCGATCGCTTCGCTCCTGGCGAGGGAACAGCCGCTGGTCTCTTCAAGGGACACAACCACGATCACAACCACGATCACAGCCACGACCATAGTCACGATCATTCCCATGGACAGGATGGCAAGGTGGCTGCCGGCTCAAATTCGGTGAACTCCTATGTGGCCCCCAGCGATGCCTACTCCTTTCCGCCGTTGAACACCAAGTACCCATCGCCCTCGCAGGATCCCAAGGCAGCCTTGCCATCAGATACGGTAACAAGTTACTTGCCACCCGCATCTGGAGGGCTGAGCAACACGGGATACTCCTATCCTTCATTCCCGGGTTACAAGTACCCGGGTCCACTGGCCAATGGAAATGGTGACAAGGATACGGCGGCCAGTATGGCGAGTGCATCTCCTCCGGCAGATGATGATCCCGGCAATGATGATACGATTGGTGTCCTGCCGGCTAGTGCCATGGACAACATTCCTACGAAGGATCAGGAGGGCAAGGATGCCGGTGGTGCCGCTCCTGCAGATGGCATGGACATGGGTGGAGGCGGTGGAGGTGGAGATGGAGGAGACAGCAATACAGGCGGAGGTGGAGATGATGCCGCTGGCGTTCTTCCAGCACTCCACAACGATGGTTCGCAGCCCGATGACGATCACAAGTACGATCCCAATATGGAGTATGCCACACCACCACCTGGTTGGCTAGAATCTCACCCAGAATCGGCGGCTCCCAAGCCGGAGGATCACGACCATGACCATGCGCCAGACCACGATCATGTGCACGATCATGACCACCACCACGATCACTATCCGAGTCACTTTGACTACCATCCCTCGTATCCGGATGACTCCTATCCAGATGTGATTTACGATGACCATCCCCACCATCACCATCACGTGCACCACCCAccgccgcctcctcctccgccgccaccaccgccgcctccaccaccacccacggaaccaccaccacctcctcctccgccgccaGAACCACGTGTCAAGAAGTACAGTTACTTCTACATTGGCCGCAAGCTATGGTACATCCCATTGTACTTCACCGTGTGGTTCAGCTTCTACATCCTGTGGCTGATCATCAAGTCCATCGGTCGCCACAAGGTCAACCTGCCCAATCATTATGTCTCTCGACGAAGTGCTCCCGATCCGTTTACCGACCAGGGTCGGGACGAATACATCAACGAGATGACGGTTAGGGTGCTGGAACACATCGATAGCTTTAAGCAGAAATACTTGAACTGA
- the LOC108011822 gene encoding uncharacterized protein isoform X1, which produces MRLESARWALLVYFSFIFGCVRIEAYSQVLVSGTGAGNDQGPRIFKALNTDLIFPKIFNSSDNVVSTTGPPAITSTSTTTLPPIPYNHQPEGTTNTPVFVTPLVASDTGKASDPAPDPEPAPVSEEQPDPVLEGASTGRAVDYRTGYPFGQLITPLLRGGKPQYNSRPTKTRIYPQGSPSYYSPSSRNPSRYQASRPSYIKGFSDRFAPGEGTAAGLFKGHNHDHNHDHSHDHSHDHSHGQDGKVAAGSNSVNSYVAPSDAYSFPPLNTKYPSPSQDPKAALPSDTVTSYLPPASGGLSNTGYSYPSFPGYKYPGPLANGNGDKDTAASMASASPPADDDPGNDDTIGVLPASAMDNIPTKDQEGKDAGGAAPADGMDMGGGGGGGDGGDSNTGGGGDDAAGVLPALHNDGSQPDDDHKYDPNMEYATPPPGWLESHPESAAPKPEDHDHDHAPDHDHVHDHDHHHDHYPSHFDYHPSYPDDSYPDVIYDDHPHHHHHVHHPPPPPPPPPPPPPPPPPTEPPPPPPPPPEPRVKKYSYFYIGRKLWYIPLYFTVWFSFYILWLIIKSIGRHKVNLPNHYVSRRSAPDPFTDQGRDEYINEMTVRVLEHIDSFKQKYLN; this is translated from the exons ATGCGATTAGAAAGCGCCAGATGGGCGCTGCTGGTGTACTTCAGTTTTATATTTGGATGTGTCCGGATTGAAGCCTATTCTCAGGTGTTGGTCAGTGGAACTGGAGCCGGAAATGATCAGGGACCGCGCATATTTAAGGCCCTCAATACGGATTTGATATTCCCGAAAAT CTTCAACTCCAGTGATAATGTGGTATCCACCACTGGACCTCCAGCGATTACTTCCACATCTACGACAACTCTTCCACCCATCCCGTACAACCATCAACCCGAGGGAACAACCAACACCCCGGTGTTTGTCACCCCTCTGGTTGCATCAGATACGGGGAAAGCCAGTGATCCTGCTCCAGATCCTGAACCTGCCCCTGTATCAGAGGAGCAGCCGGATCCTGTTCTAGAAGGAGCCTCCACAGGACGCGCCGTGGATTATAGGACTGGGTATCCCTTTGGTCAACTGATAACTCCGTTGCTGAGGGGCGGCAAGCCACAGTACAACTCCCGACCCACAAAGACACGTATCTATCCTCAAGGTAGTCCTTCATACTACTCCCCATCATCACGAAATCCATCTCGCTATCAGGCTTCGAGGCCCAGCTACATAAAAG GATTCAGCGATCGCTTCGCTCCTGGCGAGGGAACAGCCGCTGGTCTCTTCAAGGGACACAACCACGATCACAACCACGATCACAGCCACGACCATAGTCACGATCATTCCCATGGACAGGATGGCAAGGTGGCTGCCGGCTCAAATTCGGTGAACTCCTATGTGGCCCCCAGCGATGCCTACTCCTTTCCGCCGTTGAACACCAAGTACCCATCGCCCTCGCAGGATCCCAAGGCAGCCTTGCCATCAGATACGGTAACAAGTTACTTGCCACCCGCATCTGGAGGGCTGAGCAACACGGGATACTCCTATCCTTCATTCCCGGGTTACAAGTACCCGGGTCCACTGGCCAATGGAAATGGTGACAAGGATACGGCGGCCAGTATGGCGAGTGCATCTCCTCCGGCAGATGATGATCCCGGCAATGATGATACGATTGGTGTCCTGCCGGCTAGTGCCATGGACAACATTCCTACGAAGGATCAGGAGGGCAAGGATGCCGGTGGTGCCGCTCCTGCAGATGGCATGGACATGGGTGGAGGCGGTGGAGGTGGAGATGGAGGAGACAGCAATACAGGCGGAGGTGGAGATGATGCCGCTGGCGTTCTTCCAGCACTCCACAACGATGGTTCGCAGCCCGATGACGATCACAAGTACGATCCCAATATGGAGTATGCCACACCACCACCTGGTTGGCTAGAATCTCACCCAGAATCGGCGGCTCCCAAGCCGGAGGATCACGACCATGACCATGCGCCAGACCACGATCATGTGCACGATCATGACCACCACCACGATCACTATCCGAGTCACTTTGACTACCATCCCTCGTATCCGGATGACTCCTATCCAGATGTGATTTACGATGACCATCCCCACCATCACCATCACGTGCACCACCCAccgccgcctcctcctccgccgccaccaccgccgcctccaccaccacccacggaaccaccaccacctcctcctccgccgccaGAACCACGTGTCAAGAAGTACAGTTACTTCTACATTGGCCGCAAGCTATGGTACATCCCATTGTACTTCACCGTGTGGTTCAGCTTCTACATCCTGTGGCTGATCATCAAGTCCATCGGTCGCCACAAGGTCAACCTGCCCAATCATTATGTCTCTCGACGAAGTGCTCCCGATCCGTTTACCGACCAGGGTCGGGACGAATACATCAACGAGATGACGGTTAGGGTGCTGGAACACATCGATAGCTTTAAGCAGAAATACTTGAACTGA